ATCTGCTCGGATCCGGGGGTTACGTTGAACGGAATCTTCGACTTAAGACCGTGCTTCATGGCGTtcttggcaatcgaggcgcagcgGCCCATGTCCTCATACGACGAGTTAGTGCAGGAACCGATCAGGCCGACACGAATGTCCAGTGGGTATCCATTTTTCTTGGAATTTGCGCTGAGCTTGCTGATCGGATGAGCAAGATCGGGCGTGAAGGGTCCGTTGATGTGCGGTTCCAGCGTGTCCAGGTTGATTTCGATCACCTGGTCGTACTTGGCGCCCGAGTCAGCAGTAAGCACGCTGCCCTGGTACTTGGTGGCCTCGGCAGCGATCGCAGAACGACCCGTGGCTCCCAGGTAATCGGCCATACGCTTGTTGAAGGGGAAGATCGACGTGGTGGCACCGATTTCAGCGCCCATGTTGCAGATCGTGGCCATACCCGTGCACGAGATGGAATCCACGCCCTTGCCCGTGTACTCGATGATCGCACCGGTACCTCCCTTGACCGTGAGGATATCGGCCACCTTCAGGATGACATCCTTCGGCGAGGTCCAGCCTCCGATTTTGCCGGTCAGATGCACACCAATGACATTCGGGCACTTGAGCTCCCATGGGATGTTGGCCATTACATCGacggcatcggcaccaccgacaccaatGCACAGACCACCCAGACCGCCACCGTTCGGCGTGTGCGAGTCCGTACCGATCATCAGCAGACCGGGGAAGGCATAGTTCTCCAGAATGATCTGATGGATGATGCCAGATCCGGGCTTCCAGAAGCCGACACCATACTTGGCACCAGCCGACGACAGGAACTTGTACACCTCGGCGTTGATGTCCTTAGCGCGGGCCAGATCCTTCTCACCGCCAATCTGCGCCTCGATCAGATGGTCACAGTGGATGGTCGAGGGAACGGCTACCTTCTTCAGGCCAGACGAGATGAACTGCAACATGGCCATCTGCGCGGTAGCATCCTGCATCGCCACGCGATCCGGTCGCAGGCGCAGGTACGAGACACCACGCTGGATGTCCTGGTTGGCGGGGTCATCCAGATGCGAGTAGAGCACCTTCTCGCTGAGGGTGAGCGGGCGTCCCAGGCGCTTCTTCACAACCTCCAAGTTCTTCTGCAGCTTCTCGTACGGCAGGTAGACCGTCTGGTCGAACTTGGACAGCGCGACCTTGGAGGCGGCAGCGCACGAGGCGTGGAACTGACGCTGCTGAATATCAACGGCATAACGAGCTGCCTTGCGGACCTGAAATAGTCACAAAAAACGGAGATTGTTTAATCAATTTTGGAACTCGCCCCAATCATTCTAAGCGCATTCTTAGACGGAATCTGGGATGCTCTCGAACAAACGGCTTTATCAATGCCGCGCTGCGATAAGTATAATCTCTCGTGAATGCTCCAACACACCACGTTGCGCTGTGGCGATCCCCCCTTTTGAGTTTGTTGTAGGACATGAAAATATCTTCGCCAAACAAATCCATCAAACGGCGGTACGAGGAACAgtaaacaaaaatagaaaaaagtgATCCTCCCCTACACCGATCGTCGTGTGCGGGTGAGGAGAACACGTGACAACCCTCGTTGAACGTGAGGTGGCATAGAGGTGCATCTTAAAGGCCTGTCGAAGTTTCGatcgaaacataaataaatcgTCGCGAATCcgtcctctcgctctcgcccaCTTCCATCTCTCTGAATGACCTTGCGCGACGTAAAAAAAACAGGTTGCACGTCGCCGGCCGGTACGTGTGACTTTTGGCAAGGACGGTGGCGGCCTTGCGAGCGCTAAATTCATTCCGCTCGCACTTTGCACCTCTCTTGGCCGCAGTACCGTATCGCGTTGTTATCATTTCCAGCACAACACGTCACGAGGCGCCACGAGACTGCGAATGGGGGTGCGCAATATCTCTCTAAGCAGCAGCGGTAATAGCGGCTACGGCTTATCAGGTCCGGCTCTGAGTAGGTCGCTCGTCAAGGATGAAAATCAGAACACCTACGCGATGGCCTCGAAAGATCTTCGGCACAACACATCTTAgccgccacacacaaacacggacaCAGATACACACGGGGGAAAACAGAGAGcgtgaggaggagaagaagaagaagctagaATTTTCTTTTGGTGACACCGATTATCTAACCAGCGAATTTTCACACGCTCCCGTCTCAGCGCACTCGCACGCATTTTCCGGAAATCGAGGGAACCAGCACTCCCGAATTGTCCCGCATTTTAACGTTCTCCAGAGGATGGAGTCCCAGGGGAAGGTTTTCCTCGTTCCACTTACCTGGCCGCTCATTAAACGAGAATACTGCACCATCTTGCTAGAGGCTGGGCGGCTGGAATCTGTAGCGAGCTAAAGAACtgtggctgatgatgacggcaaAACGGAATCTTCAGCCTTCTCAGCTGGAAGATGAACTGTGGAAGAGGGTGGAAATTGAGGGATCGCTCTCGATCGGAAAATTCGATTCGTTACCTAATACCCCACAGAGAGACGAGTTCTTGACTTTCGCCGCCGacgaccgttttttttatagagGAGTCGCAgaacgaggaaaaggaaaatggccaGCTGTCACTTCGTCGCGATGTTTTAAATCGAGAGGTGGCTTCTAAGAGAACAAAACcgcgatcggattttagaaaaaacttcagattTGACAATCAAGTATGTGTTCCGAAGTAAACGTAtatacttcgggaacgctcttttcgaagctgtttttgcGTTTCTGTGGTActatgaatgttaaaattcacgagAAGTGGCACTGtcagaaagaaacgaaagttaaattcacgaaattgccacaaaagtgacccAGACCCAACTGTCAAAAAAGTACAAGATGGTGACCTCAAAGCGTCTATGACACCACCTCTCACATTTGGTTGACGTTTCAGCTGTCAGCTGTCAgctttgtttactttttaCGGCATCGCGGAAAAACATCGACTCGGCACGGAAAAATCCGGAAAATC
The sequence above is a segment of the Anopheles darlingi chromosome 2, idAnoDarlMG_H_01, whole genome shotgun sequence genome. Coding sequences within it:
- the LOC125952307 gene encoding probable aconitate hydratase, mitochondrial: MVQYSRLMSGQVRKAARYAVDIQQRQFHASCAAASKVALSKFDQTVYLPYEKLQKNLEVVKKRLGRPLTLSEKVLYSHLDDPANQDIQRGVSYLRLRPDRVAMQDATAQMAMLQFISSGLKKVAVPSTIHCDHLIEAQIGGEKDLARAKDINAEVYKFLSSAGAKYGVGFWKPGSGIIHQIILENYAFPGLLMIGTDSHTPNGGGLGGLCIGVGGADAVDVMANIPWELKCPNVIGVHLTGKIGGWTSPKDVILKVADILTVKGGTGAIIEYTGKGVDSISCTGMATICNMGAEIGATTSIFPFNKRMADYLGATGRSAIAAEATKYQGSVLTADSGAKYDQVIEINLDTLEPHINGPFTPDLAHPISKLSANSKKNGYPLDIRVGLIGSCTNSSYEDMGRCASIAKNAMKHGLKSKIPFNVTPGSEQIRATIERDGIAKTFKEFGGTVLANACGPCIGQWDRKDVKKGEKNTIVTSYNRNFTGRNDANPATHCFVTSPELVTALSIAGTLEFNPLTDELTGKDGKKFKLDSPYGDELPQKGFDPGMDTYEAPPSDGSNVKVDVDPKSQRLQLLEPFDTWNGKDLTDLTVLIKVKGKCTTDHISAAGPWLKYRGHLDNISNNMFIGATNIENNEMNKIKNQVTGEWAGVPDVARHYKAKGIKWVAIGDENYGEGSSREHAALEPRHLGGRAIITKSFARIHETNLKKQGLLPLTFANPSDYDKIQPHSKISILGLDKFAPGKQVDCEIKTDGKVDKIKLNHSFNEQQIEWFKAGSALNRMKQIAH